The Octopus bimaculoides isolate UCB-OBI-ISO-001 chromosome 1, ASM119413v2, whole genome shotgun sequence genome contains the following window.
aataAGTCTTCATAAGTACAGTACATTGCctgatgattgaagggtacttttaaatgagccagttatgcaacactggcatctttggtgtttattgcctCACACAAACACTATCTTCCCAGTTATCCTTCctttgatactgctgcacctctgatgtgtccatagcttacactgggtacatcttacgaGTTTCTACCTTTGccttctacagatcgagcagggccatctacctgaagggatttgtgatttgtctgccttcctacgaCTTTGGTTTTTTGCTAGGCTAACTCTTAAACTCTTTGATTATAGActttgcttctacacctgaaacttctctctagttctggtagtgactcagctattagagcaaggtcatcagcatagaagagctcccagggcagcctgtcttgaatttctgttattgcctggaggactatgaataagaggaggctgaggactgatccttggtgaacccctacttctaccttaaattcttcactatactcaccttactgacagcatccctgcacatggcttgtacagctctcaccaagcACTCAACTATccttagtttccacattgaccaacagataagggatcaggggaccccgtcaacaaaagccaagtacagaggtttatctttgactaggaatttctcctgctgctgtcttaccagaaaatatagcatcattaaatgcaagtgagtcATCATctatgtggacacatttctctcctatgataccatgattctctcacacactgttttgcaatacgaaacacttcaagtctctggtcctcatgaagcagaacattggcaatatatatacacatacacacacacatacatacatgtacatatacatatgtgtattgtgcagatgtttgcaaaaaacaaatcATCCACTGATTTTTACCTTCAAATGTGTGAAATAAAAattcctttacttgaaaaacagatacaGGTTAACAAAAGGAAAGGTATCTGGTTATAAAACAAGCAGCtaactggcttccgtgccagtggcacataaaatgcaccatttgagcatgatcgttaccagcgttgccttactggcacttgtgccggtagcacgttaaaaaatattcaagtgaggttgttgccagtgccactggactggctcctgtgcaggtggcacgtaaaaaacaccatttgagtgtggccgttgccagtactgcctgactggccctcatgctgatggcatgtaaaaagcacccactacactctcggagtggttggtgttaggaagggcatccagctgtaaaaactttgccagattggattggagccaggtgcagccttctggcttgccagccctcagttaaaccatccaacctatgccagcatggaaagcggatgttaaacgacagcgatgatatatgatggattctttcagtttccatctaccaaatccactcacaaggctttggttggcccgaggctatagtagaagacacttgcccaaggtgatatgcagtaggactgaacccagaaccatgtggttggtaagcaagctacttaccacagccactcttGGTTGGTGACAAGGAGATCTAATTGCAGAGAAACTACCTCAACAAACTCTATCTTTATCCACCCCATGCACACTTCCATATACTCTTACCTATCAGCATTTAAGtcgatttttttttgtcttgcgagtacttggtgaccctaccaatgcaggtgccacttaaaagcacccaatccacactgtaaagtggttggtgtttggaagggcatctagctgtaaaaaccttgccaaaactgaccttgcatgtgcttgtgccacataaaaagcactaaatcCAATCTGCTgagtgactggtgttaggaaggacatccagctataaaaatcctgccaaaacagtcacagaagtctggtgcaggttttGGCCTGGCCGGTTCTTGTGGTACCAtccttcccatgctagcatggaagacgaacgttaaatgatgatgataatgatacactgaccccagtgctcaactggtacttattttatcaacctcaaaaggatgaaaggtgacaTTGgactcagtagaatttgaactcagaatgtaaggatggacgaaataccactgcgCATTTtggctggcatgctaacaattctgccagctccccaatTCATCCtgcattaaattaaatttttccaAAAATCTATTGTTGACTGTCACATGATATTTCAAGAACTATCAGTCCGTCAGGTATTCTTGTCAAGAGAAAGGTGATTTAATTAGTCAAATATcattatcatacaagcagtgccatttgtttgcaatcttccatggaaacatatctcatccacacaagcatggaaaagtggacattaaaatgatgatggcagCAACTGATGAATCCCACCTGATTTCTGGATAGCTAAGGATATAAGATTGGTTTTCAAAAGAGTTGTTTCTTAAAACAAAAAATCCATATTACTGTGGTTAACATCTAGATTAGCGAGTCTCAACCAGGGTCTTTATGGCCCGGAGAGGGAGGggcatataagattttgctgttaaaattcattggttatacttctacaatacaccaaatattttgatttcttcatacaatttttgataatatttaattataaaagtacaaTAGGCTTCTTTAAACATTCAATGGCTTGGGGGTCCACAAAATAAAACAGGAACCGGGGGAAGGGGGCATAgtttaaaaaatagttgagaaccactgatctagacaaAAGTATGGATCTGTAGATTGTTCATAGTCATTCAACATACTCAATCTCAGCAGATCTTGTCTTCCACAACaacaattaaagaaataaatacatcattttattaaaaatttcttaaaataatttttagatattttttaatattaaatatcacTTATAAATATTGCAAATCAAGATTTATACAGAAGAAATTGGAATTTTGTTACATTCATACTTTTCCCAAGGCAATTTGTTCCAAAAACAGATTCCTACACAGAATCAAACCTGGAATGCAGATTCAGTTGTATGTGAACTTAATACTGCAGACTCTATTGTATATTGACTTAATACTACACCAACACATCAAAAAATTTGCTGCACATattaatcatcaccattatctatTTACATCTAAACAATGGAGAAATCTTCAGCAActctttgcatttgttttttgtcCATTTCTGTGTGCTAATTCTCTTAGCACCATTTCTCTTCTCATTACTACCAGACTGGATATAATTTTtgataaaacaaatgttttgtttttaaatatttaatgctttttgcTAGGTATATTAGATTCTGAGATAGCAGGAGCTTGTGTACTGATACGTAAACCATGCATGTCTTTTATTTCATCTGCCAAAgcctaaaaaaaagaaaaaagaataaataaaaagtagaaaacaaTCATTACACTGTATGGAAACTCTAAgaattttctctcaatttctaaTTTACTAACTTTCtatgaagaacacacacacacacacataataggctttttccaatttccatctaccaaatacattcacaaggctttggtcaacctgggactACACTaagacatatgcccaaggtgctgtgcaatagAACTGAACCTAAGAGtgcatagttgggaagcaagcttctcaaccacactgcCATGATTGCACCTGTACAGCAAATAACATACACTCATTCTTCTTGTCCCTATGTTAGTAATAATTTTCAATTGTAAATAAGAGTTGTGAATATATCAGTGAATGTAAAaacctgctctttctctctcttcaggaATAGCTGGAAAATGCAGTGATCGAAATACAAAGTAGTGAggaacaaaaaagacaaaaaactcagtaaattatcatctttattgtcagttttggcatggtttctacagctggttgcccttcatattgctatatatgtatacatgcattacatccacacacactgtCAAATCAATCACTAATTAACATAAGATTATTGACAATGTTGATGCTCTTCATTGTCTCTTTCAGATGGTTTTGCAGCATTGCATAGGACAGCCACATGATGTCTTGCAACTGCTGAGTTTGCTGTACAAGGTTTGGGTTGACATGACATGCCCTTCTAAGGCAATGTACGATGACAGCCTCAACGCTGTTGGTTTTAACCTCTTCAAGAACTATTAACTTTAACCAAGACTTCTACCAACTATCAGATGTGACCTCTGTGGGCAATTGTTCCATGCAAAAAGTGACCTTCTCAGCCATCAACATAAACAAAGAACtacaaacaaaatgagaaatactCAGAAAGAAGGATGGTGATTATTGTCAATAACTTTGTCAAATTCAtttatagtatgtatataaaagaaaatatttccaatgTCTTTTACCTTATTTACCATACGGTGTTGTGTAAGCATATTTTTCCCTTGGAAGTCTTCACtttcaataaaaatttcataCATCGCACCACAACcacctgaaaaaaaaatcatttagttATGACAACTTTCTGGAAATTTAAACACTTTTaaatactatttctagcaggtggagtGACCACACAGGAGCTCTGTCATTGTCCACCTTATGTTCAAACAACAAACATTAATGACAGGAGTagatgaaagggagataatctcataATACAGCAGAAGAACAAAAAGTTATGTAATAAAAAGTTACAGTGGCAGACCAGATGTGACTACATTCCACTTtctgaataatcctttctactataggtacaagatctgaaatttaagGGGATGgggggagctagtcaattacatcaatcccattgttcaactgatatttattttatcaaccccaaaagaatgaaagagagagtcaTTCCCAGCaacatttgagctcagaacataaagacagacgaaatactgctaagcattttgaccagcttgccaccttccgAATAATGTTGGAGTTAAAAGCAAGGAAACTGACGAACTGGTGCTTTCAAACAGAAATATCTTATAGGTATATGTCCTGCCCATGTTACACAGACACTCCCTTACTTATGCCTTTGTAAATGCTATGAAACCTTTAACCaatgatattattattcttttttaatcatttgcttgtttcagttactggactgtggccatgcttggccAACATGCTGAAGACttttttagttgatcaaatttaCCAGAATACTCAtcttaagcctggcacttattgtattgatctttttttgccgaactactaagttacagcaACACAAAGAAAACCATGCAGCTTACCAAgtagagagagacaaatacagagatgcacacacacacacacacacacacatctaataagcttcacacagtttccattaacCTACTCTACTCACAAAGTATTTGTTGGCCCAGAACTacagaagtcacttgcctaatgtaccacagtggaactgaactcaaaaccatatggttgcaacaTATACTTGTTAACCAACCACACATGCCAGTACACATGCACTAaaggaaatacaataaaaaagtaTGTCAATAggttcttctattcttttacttgtttcagtcatttgactggtgccatgctggagcactatcttttagtcaaagaaatcaactcctgaacttattctttgtaagcctggtcttattctatcagacttttctgctgaaccactaagttacggggatgcaaacacaccaacatcggttgtcaagcaatggcagggggacaaacagacacacacatatataagacaggcttctttcagtttccatctactaaatccactcacaaggctttggttggcccgaggctatagtagacaacacCTGCCCAAtgttccatgcagtgagactgaagctggaaccatgtggttgggaagcaagctccttaccacacagccatgcctgcgcttataTGTCAAAATATTTGACATAAATACAATAAAGTCATCATTTAGAAAGTATGAAAGCTAGGAAATCACAGGACAGTCATTTGTTTCTTCTTATGGGGTCTCAGTAACTTACAGTTGCGACTGTTGTCACGATTTGTGTGGTTGTTTATTTCAGTGGTACTTAAAACAGTGCATTGCAGTGGCATCTAGGTGCACTGCAGATTTTTAAGAACTAAAACTATATTATTCCTGCTTGAGCATCTTAAATAAGTTAatttccatcatcattatttaacatccacttttccatgtttgcatggatcaaatggaatttgttgaggcagatttttaatggctggatatcctttctgttaccaaccctcactaATTTCCAAAGGTAAGTAATTACAGAGGATCAAGACAAAAATACAattcgtgatcatcatcatctttgtatCTTCCCCTTTGTTTATAAGCTATTAAAGTTTCATCTGGGAAGAATGCGCTAGAAAAGAAGTATGATTATTAGGTATGAGGTTGTCTTTAATATCCACAGACTTTAAGTtatcataaaagaaagaaacacaccTGATATGTCAGCAACTTCAATTTGTGAAGCAACTGGAAACTTCTGTTTGAGAATATTAATTATGCTTTTCTCACCATCAGTGTAAGTTTTGGTACAGAAATATCTTATGGAATGGGGAGTTCTTAAAATCTACAAAAGAATGTTTAgcaaagaatttatcaaaatactgCCTAGAGTTTTACTAAGTGTTTCACAACCATTGATATTAAACATATCGTTGTTTTTATGAGTATTATTaacatgtaaaataaatgttatacctTGATACCATTAATGTGTTATTTTATGGTGAACATTCCTCCTATGACCTATATTAACCCTGAAAGAGCTGATTTCTAAGGGGTCAGGAAGTATTTCAGCCTTAAATGagatcaactctgcttttcatccttttggcaggTAACAATAAAGTACCAATTCAGGGCAGTTGATGTTGGTATTTGTTGCAGCTCTTTGTAATGAGTTCAAATTAGACCATGATCTGCTTGGATTGTAGACTGAATTTCTCACCATCATTAATTGGTCAGTGTGCCTTTAGAAGaatccactttgttgcaagcatttggacccAGTACATAATTTGTGAATACTATCCTCCTTCCCACCAGTCCCAGAGGCACTGTAGTGAGCTATGAATCATGAACACTGCCTTCAGTTCTGACtaaaagatgagagaaaaagtagaaataagctctctctctctctttcctttcctttctataCACACGTGAAAATGTGCACCTCTCATATTTaaattaccatcaacatcatgatcTGCCAGATAGTGAAGATCACACACCAACATTCTCCAATTACTGACATATTACCAAACTCAGACTAATTGGCTTACACAAGTGATagcagttgttgtttagttccaagtATCCATGATGAACCTGAGCTATAACCAAAGGTGTTCCGGCTATAAACCATCTTGCCTATTTTTAGAACTATTTTTAGAACTAGGTTGTCTAATGTGTTTTAAGAATGCAGGGTaagatttgaagatttggctgttatttctagttggtCGACCCACAGTTTCCTTTTGGAGGTAAAATGTTGACTTAATAAAAAATGAGAAGTAGATGTTATATAATGGACGAcgaagagagaataataaaacagaaactgAAGTACTTATTTGTGACTTATAATTCCCGTTGTATgaaaaacaagaatactaaaaaatgAGGGTGCAAACATGATTCTATACTAATTTCTTTTCCCATGAGGATGGAATATCTCCACATAAAAGTGCTTCAGCTGATTTAATATTTAGTTcctgatttaatatttttaattaaaaaaaaatattgtagatCCTCAATGTAATAATgcttaaaacataaaaatttggacccagatattttttttaaaaaaggccaCAATAGAAATGCCGGAAAGGGTTTTTAAAAATTCACGTTTAAAcgaaattaatgaaatgaaatacaaaaacatcaaTACAAACTAAGAGAAATTTCGTTAGATAATCTTGCCAAAAAATATCACCTTCAGATGTACAAGTCAAAATATTTCGACCTTCTTCCACTTGCTTCAGTTTGGCTGAGTTCCAGATAACAAAGGGTACAACACAATGCGATAAAAAACATtaacctgtttatttatttatcaaatttcgtttttgtatttggtttgtaagattctttatatgaatttgtaaattgatgcatattttattgtttgaggagagtcattttgttttaatgcctaattaattaacacacacaccggaTCGACTtccacttatttacttatttattttttctaaaaatttccgttgcttcttgcaaccccttcaacgactattgaaaacagaataactctccccaaacacaataaaatatttatcaaatgttataaatatataagataaggGGCATTTATAGttccgaaatattgaaatatgtctCCCAATCAATGTTCCTTGTTCTGacataaattcataaatgaaatgctaaatatatttaatgagctACTAATTACATTCATTGCtaaactaaaaataaactattgaaatgatcacattttttttcctcgcaaaaaaaaaacttttgtcaagcattatataaatgaaaaagcaGCTTTTCGGTGactaaaaatatcaattaatcctttaaaataaatttttagccGTTCTTTTacaattaatcatatatatatatataaataaacagtatTTCTAACCTGAATGGGTGAGAAAAACAATCGAGAAATTCTGGGAAACATATTGGAAGAATGAAATTGACGAAACATCAACGATAAATCGGTGTTCACCAAAAACTTGTTAACCCAAGAAAAAATATCTCAAGAGGTTGCTCATCtgttagacatagcagccaaatttctctaaaATTACTATTTATCGTCGTAAATAAAGAATTGAAAACTGTGGTTCCTGATGTTCAAAAAGACAAATGGTCACgcctggaatacctttgattataattCTATTCGATCAGAGCTAAATTAGGGATaagtaacaacagaaaaataagctGTCACATTATCGAAACATGACGGAATCGGTGCAGATTCGGATAAAATAATTTCGTGGTATTTACttctttttgagttcaaatcattcaAGTAGCGATAAAATCAGTATCAGTCAAGTAATCTGCTGAAGCCTCTCGCCAAAATATGTGGCCTTGTGCTTCCATTAGAAATCGTTATCTGTACATCTATCTTCTTGATTTGTGGTATCGATTCATTCGTCCAATGACGTCTCTGTGTTTAAAACGTCACCGATATTTCATTACATCTATTTAGAgacgacaaaataagtaccagtaatgtactcAGATTAATTTAATTGATTCTATACTCCCCAGTATATTGCAAACTACGGGTGCCATTTGAAGAAATCATGGCAGTATTCAGTTATATCCCTTTACTGTCTTGAAGGTGGAAAAGACATTGATCATTCGTGTAGTTGGGACTATACCACTCTAGAAGAATGACAGGATTGTCATGATTGGCATTCTTTTGAGGTTGGGTTTTTCACAATAGAAGCTGACCTTTACGATTCCGGATTCCTTCTTTGGGAGACTTAATCCATCGCCCTGTTGAATACCACCGCTTGGCTGTTGGTCCACTCTGTTTTAAGCTTTGTATCAGATTTTCAATAGTAAGAGGATAACTTCATCCATCCCAACAGTCGAGGAGGCTCTATTAAGAGTTGTAGGtgctctctttcctcttctcagTAAGCctcttaaaaaatgtaaaaaaaaagaagtcattgTTTGTGAAAGGATAAACAAAGTTAGGCTAGATGCTCTATGATATCTACTTCAGAATTCTATGTTGAATCTTTGTAAGCTTCTTTAATCGTAGCAGTATCAATGAAACATTTAGTAATATATAGAATTGTATCACTACTCGCACTTTGCTGCACCTAGTAAAATGTATTCAGTTCTATACAACTTAACACAAAGATAGTAAGCCAACCTGCCATCATTCTGCCCACTAAATGTAATTACTTCATTTGTTATTTGTTAGTTTAATAAGAAGTTGTGCATAATCATTTTGGATCATCCTTTATCAgagattttaaaattacttaAAACTCTTAAGATGTAATTAATGTTGGCAAAATATAACCTAGAAAAATATtctaactcagtggttctcaagcgttttttaaaattttatttacctatggatccctttgattacaattttattctggtgggcctTCAAAGTCATTTGAAGTTTTATAGATAGTTCTTTCAGAAttcctattttgattttcatGCATTCACTTGTATAAATCATAGCTGAGAGACATAATAGCAACTAGTAGTTGGTAAAAGTATTCACAATGTTTAAAAAGTCATCACATTCCTCATCAAAAATGTAGTAATTGTCTTTTACACTTGTAATGGCAAGAAATGAAAAAATCTCAACAGATATGCAATGAGATACATGTTCTCCTCTCTACTTTTGAACCCTTTTGATGTCAATCCACCTGACATTGACCATGATTCTATGGtaaaaactttctgttttaaagtgccAAATTCAAGTtaattccaaacaccagcttaataatgacaaagttattttactaaattatttgttattttcaaaattaatagaaacaaagaTGGAGTGTCTCAataaaaatatagtaacaaaagtatTAATAGTGTGTGCAAAAATCTTATGGTGTGCACATTTtttggacatacatacatacatgcttacatacatacatacatacatacatacatcttatctatatatataaaaatgagaatgtgtgtctgtctgtctgtctgtgtgaatccctaaacctcgagaactacgcaaccaatttcattcaaattttacacatgccttacttagggttccagttgtgttttagtcaaaaaaaattattaacttcttgcagagttcgagcacatggcaacataatatctcctccactatttaagtattacgtgtcaaaagtgaaacaaaacactcatgtcaaatactttcactttaaaaatgaaactattccactaactgaaacaatcacatttcgatactgtaNNNNNNNNNNNNNNNNNNNNNNNNNNNNNNNNNNNNNNNNNNNNNNNNNNNNNNNNNNNNNNNNNNNNNNNNNNNNNNNNNNNNNNNNNNNNNNNNNNNNNNNNNNNNNNNNNNNNNNNNNNNNNNNNNNNNNNNNNNNNNNNNNNNNNNNNNNNNNNNNNNNNNNNNNNNNNNNNNNNNNNNNNNNNNNNNNNNNNNNNNNNNNNNNNNNNNNNNNNNNNNNNNNNNNNNNNNNNNNNNNNNNNNNNNNNNNNNNNNNNNNNNNNNNNNNNNNNNNN
Protein-coding sequences here:
- the LOC106871621 gene encoding bolA-like protein 3; its protein translation is MFRQFHSSNMFPRISRLFFSPIQILRTPHSIRYFCTKTYTDGEKSIINILKQKFPVASQIEVADISGGCGAMYEIFIESEDFQGKNMLTQHRMVNKALADEIKDMHGLRISTQAPAISESNIPSKKH